The genomic segment TGAACTTTGGAAAGAGGAATTCGAGGAATTAGAATCTGAATTAAAAAAGGCAGCGGACAAAGGAGTAGTAGTAACTATTATTTCGTATGGAGAAATAATAGCTGAATTTGCAAATGTTTACTTACATGATATGAGTACAGAAATTACTGATGAATACGGAGGGCGTTGGATTGTAGCTAGTGCTGATAATTCAGAAGTTGTAGCGGGTATTGTATCACTCGGTAAAGATAGCAGGGCGGCATGGACAATGCATCAAGGATTGGTTATGCCTATAACAGAAGTCATGATTCATGATCTGTACATTATGGAAATCATGGAGAAGCATAGAGAATTATTAGAAGAAAGTTTTGGCAAAAATCTTATTGAACTTCGTAAGAAATTTTCTATATACCAAGATTTAAAAAAACATTATGTATAATTAATTTATGAAATCATAATAGTTTATTTTCGAATACTATATTATTCAATATGAATTTATGGAGTTTTAAAAAATGTTTCTTGATAGTAAATTGTTGTGTTATAATCAAAGTTTTCAAGGAAGAATATAAGAAGGAGGAAGAGTTATGTCAAATAACGTAAAACAGAGAAGAATAATTTTAGATTTAGCAACTACTTTAGATGGCTTTATTGAAGGGAAAAACGGAGAAGTTGATTGGTGCATTATGGACGCTGATATGGGGTTCACTAATTTCTTAAATGAAATTGACACTATTTTATATGGTAGAAAGAGTTACGATTTATGGGGACAATATATTCCACAAGATGAAGATTCAGATGATGAAAAAGAAGTTTGGAAATTAATTCATAGTAAAGAGAAATACGTGTTTTCCAGAACACAAATAGCTACTAATAATCAAGCAATATTTATAAATGAAAATATTCTTGAAGAAGTAAATAAATTGAAGAATAAGCCTGGTAAAGACATCTGGCTATATGGAGGAGCAAGTCTAATTACAACCTTTATAAATTTAGGGCTTGTTGATGAATTTAGATTATCTATTCACCCTGTTATTTTAGGAGAAGGAAAACCGTTGTTCAGTGATATAAAACAGAGATTGAATTTAAAAATGGTCAACACCAGAACGTTCTCTTCTGGCGTTGTACAATTAATATTATCATTGGAATGGTAATTAATTTTTAACAGAACTCTCTGTATCAATAGCGACTCCAAGCTTAGCTGATATTATGGTATTTAATTTATTAATTGAACTAGATAAGCTAACAATTTGTTTCTCTAAACGAATTAGCAAATAGGCAGATACCGCTACTGGAAAGCCATTATTAACAATAATGTTAATTAACTCATTTACTTCCATAAATCCATCACCTCCTATAAGGGATATATGATATAAAACGTATTATTTCACGTTAGAAAACAAATAGTACATAAAACTAAAATATATACATCGTATAAATAATTCTTCATGATAATTCTAAAAATATTGCAAGAATTTTAGAATATAAATTCTTAGGAATTTAAGAATTTCACAATATAAGAATATTTATTCTTTATAACTTAAGAATATAAAAGGAAATACGACCCACATGTGTTCTCTGGATACTCACAGAGAAAGTTCTGCACCTATAAATTAAGCAGCTATGCTGTAATTAAGAACTTTTCACTTATAGCCAAATATAAAATACTCATAGCGAAAGTTCTACTTAAGAATTTGCTTGTAAAATGCGGGTTAGGGGATTAGACATACAAATTCAATCATTATTTTAATGTTATGTTACAGCATAAAACATATATCAATAATAGCAGCTGATTAGGTTTAATCATCCAAGAGAGTGTAGTTTTTAGTTCTCATTATATGAAATAAGAGTTAGCTATCGGATAAGTTTTCTTAAGCTGTAAATGAATTATTGGAGTGTGTTGTAAAAATGATTAGAGATGAAATTAAACTCAACTCAGAAGAAGGAGAGTGATTTGATAAAAAGCAAATAGCTTTAGCAATTAGAAATTCTACTTTTAATGATGATTTAAAATGTTCTTTGCTTGAGGATGAGATATTAGATAAATGCCAGGGCTGCAGCCTAAAATGCATTTGCGATAGAATAGATCAAGTTATTGAAGATTATGTGGAGAAAACTACAGAGGTTGTAAATAATTTTAGTTTTGAATAGGTAAATGAAATATTAGTATTATCATAAAGATAACAGCTCTAAGGATTAACCTTAGAGCTGTTATCTTGATTAATAATATAATGAAATATTATTAAGGATTTTCATTAAAATGTTTTTCTTTTTTTG from the Clostridium beijerinckii genome contains:
- a CDS encoding TrmB family transcriptional regulator; translation: MEDNILEVLKNLNFTEYEAKAYITLLEESPLTGYAVAKNSGVPRSKIYEVLDSLAMRGDILISHGNTQQYVPIPAKELIKNRRIKAEENFKLAETSLEQYNQSSKNRENIWNITGHDEILDKVKECILSAKHRILLELWKEEFEELESELKKAADKGVVVTIISYGEIIAEFANVYLHDMSTEITDEYGGRWIVASADNSEVVAGIVSLGKDSRAAWTMHQGLVMPITEVMIHDLYIMEIMEKHRELLEESFGKNLIELRKKFSIYQDLKKHYV
- a CDS encoding dihydrofolate reductase family protein — translated: MSNNVKQRRIILDLATTLDGFIEGKNGEVDWCIMDADMGFTNFLNEIDTILYGRKSYDLWGQYIPQDEDSDDEKEVWKLIHSKEKYVFSRTQIATNNQAIFINENILEEVNKLKNKPGKDIWLYGGASLITTFINLGLVDEFRLSIHPVILGEGKPLFSDIKQRLNLKMVNTRTFSSGVVQLILSLEW
- a CDS encoding YvrJ family protein, producing MEVNELINIIVNNGFPVAVSAYLLIRLEKQIVSLSSSINKLNTIISAKLGVAIDTESSVKN